AGATGTGGCAGTGATGGATCTATTGTAATAGCCAGTGGTGACAACGGGGGGACATCTGGCTGGGGCACTGCAGGGGGGGCAGTCCCAGTCTATGGCTCTGGGGGGGGAATAGGGTGCAGCAGTGAGGACTCGGGCTGGAACATCACTGGCAGCTCAGGGGATGGTGGAGGACCCAGCTGCCACAGTGGGAGATTGGGCATCGCTGCTGGAGGAGGATACGGGTACGGGTACGATGCATCACCGAGAGAAAGGGCCTTAACAAGAGGAGGGGTCAGTGGCGGATCAGGGTGCTACAGCGGAGGATCAAGTTATGGCATCGGGGGATACTCAAGCCCAGAGTTCAGCTCTGGAGGCAAGGGGTCCTCCCCGGCCATGCAGCAGAAATGCCCCGTGGTCATTCCCAACATTGAGGACCACCAGAGTAAGAAAACCAGCCAGTGGCTTCCCATCCAGAAGAAGTGACTGAcccagcagctgcccctgctcAAGCCAAAGTGCCCTGGATGTGCCACAATGTGGCGTTTCCCCGACCGTGTCATTACGGTCAGGGAGCTTTACGTTCCTCTCATGGGGATGTGCTAGCAGCATTGCTGCAAGCACCGCTGGGAAAAGGGATTTGGGTTTTGGTGACGGGAAAAGATTCTTCTCTCCGTCCCATTTTTGCTCATGGGTTGGAGAATAATAAAAACTTCGTAATCTGTGGGAAAT
The nucleotide sequence above comes from Athene noctua chromosome 29, bAthNoc1.hap1.1, whole genome shotgun sequence. Encoded proteins:
- the LOC141971450 gene encoding uncharacterized protein LOC141971450; the encoded protein is MAVPIALCKRPSGVQHNDGNNATRNTIYRYLRGRCARRNRGYSDEISHHRGICSSSGGFSNLQGHGSFFCGGEGSVIYSRGPSSFQPMPTSSPYSVAGEYRCGSDGSIVIASGDNGGTSGWGTAGGAVPVYGSGGGIGCSSEDSGWNITGSSGDGGGPSCHSGRLGIAAGGGYGYGYDASPRERALTRGGVSGGSGCYSGGSSYGIGGYSSPEFSSGGKGSSPAMQQKCPVVIPNIEDHQSKKTSQWLPIQKK